TCAGGCCACCTGCTGTGCCTGTGAGGGCTGTGTGTGAGCACTCACGTGAGCGCTGCTGATTCTCTTGTCTCTCCCCTGCATCCTGCCAGGAAGCTGATCAGTATCTCCTTTGGGGACCTGAACCCCTTCCCCCTACGCCAGATCCGGAACCGACGCGCCTACCACTTGGAGAAGGTCCGGCTGGAGCTGACCGAGCTGGAGGCCATCCGTGAGGATTTCCTGCGTGAGCGGGACACCAGCCCTGACAAGGGTGAGCTGGTCAGCGATGAGGAGGAGGATACCTGAGTGGATCCCGGGACGCTGCTCTTCCTGCCTTCACAACCAAAGTGTGCCAAAGGGTGAAAGCACGCTTAAGAGCCAGAATGTAACATGTGTGGCCTCTGGGAATCTGCTGGGCAGATGTCCAAAGCCAGACTGCACTTCCTCATTTCCCACTGTgcgggggcaggggtgggaggtcTCATCTGTTTACAGCCATTTCCATGCCATGCTTTTGGTTACACGTATCTCAGTCATGCTTTCTGCCTGATTGGTGGATCCTCAGGCTTACCAGTGGCTATTTGCAAGAGCCTGTTTCCAGCCTCCGTCAGCCTGTCGGTGCTCTGACCCCCTGAAACCTTGCTTTGCTGGGCGTCTCCCCATGTTCTCTCTCCTGTACATAGTGGGCAGTGGTGTGTGGTTTTGAATGGCAGTGCTGTGAAGGATGCCCACTGTGCTTCAGGCACCTGTAGGCCAGAGGGTTGCTGCCTCAGGCATAAGGTCGGTATGAAAAGGGACTGCCTTAGAAAGGCAGGCACATCCCTTGTTCAGAAATGGCCACTGTAGAAAGCCTGTGAACCTCCCACCAGTGGCTTTAAGCTGCCAGCCTTGCCCCATTTCTAGAATAGCCTTTGCTCTTCCGCACACAACCCTTCCAACAGTGGCTCCCAGCCTGCATGGGGAGGGCCTGGCTGCCCAGACACCCACCCTCACTTCTCATGGCCAGCCTGCTTTTGCAGATCACTGGGCTGCTCTGTCCCCAGCTTGCCGCGTGCCTGGCGTGGCTTGGTGAGATTCTGTGGTATGTCCTTCTTGACTTGTGGGAATCATTCACCAAGTACGACGGTTCGGGATTCCAAGTCAACGGTGGACCGGCATATTGCAAAGCAGACCCACCCCTGGGCTGGCCTTGGTCGAGGGGATGGAGGAATCTTTTTGGTGGCGCTTTGCAGGGCAGTGGTGCAGCTGCAGCATGAATGCTCTTGGACAGTTGAAAACCTTGGCTTTCTTGGAGATGGCCAGTGCTCCTGGTGTCTCCTCCACCTGACTGGGTTGTGCAGGAGGCCAGCTGCCAGTGGCCGGGGCTGGGAAACGTTTTTGCTTGGGGCCCAGGCTTGGGTGAGCTCTCCCAGGTGTGTGCCCACCCCACCACTGCCTGGAAGCATCCTTGTTCTCTGCCAGGACACAGGGTCACTGATGCCTCTGACACGGCAGTTTCTGGGAACTCACAGGACTGCctttctgaaggctggaaagagGCTTTGAGCAAGGAGCTCATTTTTGCTTAATCCCTCTAGACCATCCCTGATGCGTAGATGTGAGAGGATGTTTTCTGGCACAGTgttataaaaatacaagaaaaacggTCTCAGTGGAATGTTTCATATTAcctgaaaaaaactggaaatcatCCTTTGTTGATACGAACACACTGAGACTAAGAATTGAAGcaatgcagtttttttgttttgttttgttttgttttgttttgtttttgagacggagtctcgctctgtcacccaggctggagtgctgtggccggatctcagttcactacaagctccgcctcccgggttcacgccattctcatgcctcagcgtctcgagtagctgggactacaggcgcctgccacctcacccggctagttttttgtatttttttagtagagacggggtttcaacgtgttagccaggatggtcttgatcttctgacctcgtgatccacccgtcttggcctcccaaaatagcAATGCAGTTTTAAGAAGTacttttttcctgttattttttgcTGTCAACTTTCTAGCAGTGCCACGGCGAAGCTGGCATTTCCGCACGCTAGACTGAGCTCCGGCTTCATGTCTTTAGTGGAGCTGGTTAATGTTTCACTGGG
This genomic window from Piliocolobus tephrosceles isolate RC106 chromosome 6, ASM277652v3, whole genome shotgun sequence contains:
- the LOC113219897 gene encoding uncharacterized protein LOC113219897, giving the protein MPTARAVLGAPLPSVLYWVPGAARRSGGTQAADGSRSKWPAPLGTGRKSFGHFCFITAFPGAGLCVSTHVSAADSLVSPLHPARKLISISFGDLNPFPLRQIRNRRAYHLEKVRLELTELEAIREDFLRERDTSPDKGELVSDEEEDT